In a single window of the Phycisphaerales bacterium genome:
- a CDS encoding ParA family protein, translating into MRSIAILNQKGGVGKTTTAVNLAAALARAGQQVLLVDLDPQSHATLHLGVEVGADEPTIYEVLLRQAPIGDTARSVADRLVLIPATVDLAGADVELAEFDERGVVLARAVGPYQEGFDFCIMDCAPSLGLLTVNALAAVDEVIIPLQPHFLALQGLGRLLETVTLVRSQLNPRLRVTGVVLCMFEKGTRLAQEVLEDVRAFLAGTEPETPWSGARIFETVIRRNIKLAECPSFGQTIFDYAPGSHGAEDYLALAREVYRDGKRGRAADPEAVTVRAAPGGATAAL; encoded by the coding sequence ATGCGTTCGATTGCGATTCTTAATCAGAAGGGCGGCGTCGGGAAGACGACCACGGCGGTCAACCTGGCGGCCGCATTGGCGCGTGCGGGTCAGCAGGTCTTGCTGGTGGATTTGGACCCGCAGTCGCATGCGACACTGCACCTGGGCGTGGAAGTCGGCGCCGACGAGCCGACGATCTACGAGGTTCTGCTCCGGCAGGCGCCGATTGGCGATACGGCGCGGAGCGTCGCGGACCGGCTGGTGCTCATCCCCGCGACAGTGGATCTGGCGGGGGCGGATGTGGAACTGGCGGAGTTTGATGAGCGTGGCGTGGTGCTGGCGCGGGCGGTCGGGCCGTACCAGGAGGGCTTCGACTTCTGCATTATGGATTGTGCGCCGTCGTTGGGACTGTTGACGGTGAATGCGCTGGCGGCGGTGGATGAGGTGATTATTCCGTTACAGCCACACTTTCTGGCGCTGCAGGGACTGGGGCGTCTGCTGGAGACGGTGACACTGGTGCGGTCGCAGCTCAATCCGCGCCTGCGGGTGACGGGTGTGGTGCTGTGCATGTTCGAGAAGGGAACGCGGCTGGCGCAGGAGGTGCTGGAGGATGTGCGGGCGTTCCTGGCCGGAACGGAACCGGAGACGCCGTGGTCGGGCGCGCGGATTTTTGAAACCGTGATACGTCGAAACATCAAGCTGGCGGAATGCCCAAGCTTCGGCCAGACGATCTTCGACTACGCCCCGGGCAGCCATGGGGCGGAAGATTACCTGGCGCTGGCACGGGAGGTGTACCGCGACGGGAAGCGGGGGCGGGCGGCGGACCCGGAGGCGGTAACGGTACGCGCGGCTCCGGGGGGGGCGACCGCGGCATTGTGA
- a CDS encoding type 1 glutamine amidotransferase, protein MRSTLLFTTPLLATALLAAGCQSSQPAVRADGTDAHLLTGRHVAIMIAPGFHDGETLEPMAYLKDRGARVTIIGLERGEIQAYNSEQKISVEKRIRDVQVADFDALIIPGGRSPAGLRENEQAVAFARDFVTSGKPVAAICHGPQVLVTAGVMAGRTSTCIENVGPEITAAGGKYIDEPVVRDGNLITSRLPQDLPVFSEAIAQALAG, encoded by the coding sequence ATGCGATCGACACTCCTTTTCACCACGCCCCTGCTCGCCACCGCCTTGCTCGCCGCCGGCTGCCAGAGCTCTCAGCCCGCGGTCCGCGCTGACGGCACCGACGCCCATCTGCTGACAGGGCGACACGTTGCGATCATGATCGCGCCGGGCTTCCATGACGGCGAAACCCTTGAGCCGATGGCATACCTCAAGGACCGCGGGGCGCGCGTGACCATCATCGGTTTGGAGCGCGGCGAAATCCAGGCATACAACAGTGAGCAGAAGATCAGCGTTGAGAAGCGTATCCGGGATGTCCAGGTGGCCGACTTCGACGCCCTGATCATCCCTGGCGGGCGGTCCCCGGCGGGGCTGCGTGAGAACGAGCAGGCCGTCGCGTTTGCCCGTGATTTCGTGACGAGCGGTAAGCCGGTGGCGGCCATCTGTCACGGCCCGCAAGTGCTCGTGACCGCCGGCGTCATGGCGGGCCGTACCAGCACCTGCATCGAAAACGTCGGCCCGGAGATCACGGCGGCCGGCGGCAAGTACATCGACGAACCGGTGGTACGTGACGGGAATCTGATCACGTCGCGGCTGCCGCAGGACCTGCCGGTTTTTTCAGAGGCCATTGCCCAGGCGCTGGCAGGTTGA
- a CDS encoding PEP-CTERM sorting domain-containing protein (PEP-CTERM proteins occur, often in large numbers, in the proteomes of bacteria that also encode an exosortase, a predicted intramembrane cysteine proteinase. The presence of a PEP-CTERM domain at a protein's C-terminus predicts cleavage within the sorting domain, followed by covalent anchoring to some some component of the (usually Gram-negative) cell surface. Many PEP-CTERM proteins exhibit an unusual sequence composition that includes large numbers of potential glycosylation sites. Expression of one such protein has been shown restore the ability of a bacterium to form floc, a type of biofilm.) codes for MNTKLFSMRNRRFAVGTLIALMSTPALWAQNIVTGEGLPYVGFSSLSREADRVLQQFYDDSFFATVDQPLQITAMSFRLPAVAGVDYPALGDLNFGRYDITLAEPSAAAVAANGLTSATFADNMSNPVLVRSGPLTVPQFSFESNAVGADADFSFIITFDTPYNFTPGQDLVMLVRHDGHGDVHGVETRWNFDGYAWTNGSVVSTGNVDDAVGNFGPGSFNLANRIQFTFVPEPAGLVLLALGGLLIGRRR; via the coding sequence ATGAACACGAAGTTATTTTCCATGCGTAACCGACGATTCGCTGTGGGCACTCTCATCGCGTTGATGAGCACCCCCGCCCTGTGGGCCCAGAACATCGTCACTGGTGAGGGCCTCCCTTACGTCGGTTTCTCATCGCTCAGCCGTGAGGCCGATCGCGTCCTCCAGCAGTTTTACGACGACTCCTTCTTCGCCACCGTTGACCAGCCCCTCCAGATCACCGCGATGTCCTTCCGCCTCCCGGCCGTCGCCGGCGTGGACTACCCGGCCCTGGGCGACCTCAACTTCGGGCGCTATGACATCACGCTGGCCGAGCCCTCCGCCGCAGCCGTCGCTGCCAATGGCCTGACCTCCGCCACGTTTGCCGACAACATGTCGAACCCGGTGCTCGTCCGCTCCGGCCCCCTCACGGTGCCGCAATTCAGTTTTGAGAGCAACGCCGTGGGTGCAGATGCCGATTTCAGCTTCATCATTACCTTCGACACCCCCTACAACTTCACCCCCGGTCAGGACCTCGTCATGCTGGTCCGACACGACGGTCACGGTGACGTACACGGGGTTGAGACCCGCTGGAACTTCGACGGCTATGCCTGGACCAACGGCAGCGTCGTCAGCACGGGTAATGTCGATGATGCGGTTGGCAATTTCGGCCCCGGCTCCTTCAACCTCGCAAACCGCATCCAGTTCACGTTCGTCCCCGAGCCGGCCGGCCTCGTCCTGCTGGCGTTGGGTGGGCTTCTGATCGGCCGCCGCCGTTAA
- the vanZ gene encoding VanZ family protein: MSGGTTQLDARWRHWYRRALPAYWIFLFMATHLPKLRLGMPGLPWVDKVAHFGAFALLAFLFWRCAEAGKAPLSGRLVWFAGAVLLPYAALDEYLQGPVGRGVELLDFLANAAGVVSVLTVMEWRRRKWGLRGCD; encoded by the coding sequence GTGAGTGGCGGCACGACCCAACTCGATGCGCGGTGGCGGCACTGGTACCGGCGGGCGCTGCCCGCGTACTGGATCTTCCTGTTCATGGCGACGCATCTGCCGAAGCTGCGGTTGGGGATGCCGGGTTTGCCCTGGGTGGACAAGGTGGCACACTTCGGGGCGTTCGCACTGCTGGCGTTCCTGTTCTGGCGTTGTGCGGAAGCGGGAAAAGCGCCGCTATCGGGCCGCTTAGTGTGGTTTGCTGGGGCCGTGCTGCTGCCGTACGCCGCACTGGACGAGTACCTCCAGGGACCGGTGGGGCGGGGCGTGGAACTGCTGGACTTCTTGGCGAACGCGGCAGGCGTAGTAAGCGTACTGACGGTCATGGAATGGCGACGGCGGAAGTGGGGCCTGCGAGGGTGCGATTGA